One genomic region from Conexibacter woesei DSM 14684 encodes:
- a CDS encoding dehydroquinate synthase/iron-containing alcohol dehydrogenase family protein, with amino-acid sequence MTATGAFRHVEHERTLVFGAGALDAATDLFAQPFTLLTTPRAAADPLAAALVARAAARVDVPAGLVEEVAAELRPGVSGSRLVALGGGRVIDVAKALAVADPPRTVVAVPTTLSAAEMTGKHRQARGVPAGTPFARPAAVVNDPALSASAPVELLAASSANALAHALVATAAARSSPLAAAVARDAVAQLAAAWTPAAAPATAPAAATPAAAPALAATPPALAATPPAPAATPLAATRPPATPSIPNRSAAALGALLAGWAVDHSGLGLHHVLAQTAVRTAALGHAQANAALLPVTATAIRRRAPAAFAALDVQLGGAPSAVESLARTLRDAAGLDPGAGGLDALAADERLLERAVEAAAARPELARIPPAPDRAELRALFLAAAAR; translated from the coding sequence GTGACCGCGACGGGCGCCTTTCGCCACGTCGAGCATGAGCGGACGCTCGTCTTCGGCGCGGGCGCGCTCGACGCCGCGACCGACCTGTTCGCGCAGCCGTTCACGCTGCTGACCACGCCGCGCGCCGCTGCCGACCCGCTCGCGGCGGCGCTCGTGGCGCGAGCGGCCGCGCGGGTCGACGTCCCGGCCGGCCTCGTCGAGGAGGTCGCGGCGGAGCTGCGCCCCGGAGTCAGCGGGTCGCGGCTCGTCGCGCTCGGTGGCGGCCGCGTGATCGACGTCGCGAAGGCGCTGGCAGTGGCCGATCCGCCGCGGACCGTGGTCGCCGTCCCGACGACGCTGTCCGCCGCCGAGATGACGGGTAAGCACCGTCAGGCGCGCGGCGTGCCCGCCGGCACGCCGTTCGCGCGTCCGGCGGCCGTCGTCAACGACCCAGCGCTGAGCGCGTCCGCGCCGGTCGAGCTGCTCGCCGCCAGCAGCGCCAACGCGCTCGCCCACGCGCTCGTCGCGACCGCCGCCGCTCGCAGCTCGCCGCTCGCCGCCGCCGTCGCCCGCGACGCCGTCGCCCAGCTCGCCGCCGCCTGGACGCCCGCCGCCGCGCCCGCCACAGCGCCCGCGGCCGCCACGCCCGCCGCCGCGCCAGCGCTCGCCGCCACGCCGCCAGCGCTCGCCGCCACGCCGCCCGCACCCGCCGCCACGCCGCTCGCCGCCACGCGACCGCCCGCTACGCCGTCGATCCCCAACCGCTCCGCCGCCGCGCTCGGCGCGTTGCTCGCGGGCTGGGCGGTCGACCACAGCGGGCTCGGCCTCCACCACGTGCTGGCGCAGACCGCCGTCCGCACCGCCGCGCTCGGGCACGCGCAGGCGAACGCGGCGCTGCTGCCGGTGACCGCCACGGCGATACGCCGCCGCGCGCCCGCCGCCTTCGCCGCGCTCGACGTGCAGCTCGGCGGCGCGCCGAGCGCGGTCGAGTCGCTCGCCCGCACGCTGCGCGACGCGGCCGGGCTTGACCCAGGCGCCGGCGGCCTCGACGCGCTCGCGGCCGACGAACGGCTGCTCGAACGCGCCGTCGAGGCGGCCGCCGCACGACCGGAGCTGGCGCGGATCCCGCCCGCGCCCGACCGCGCCGAGCTGCGCGCGCTGTTCCTCGCCGCCGCCGCGCGATGA
- a CDS encoding alpha/beta hydrolase: MTPSALTYRERPAATSPAGLLVLHHGRGADEHDLLPLGDVLDPERRLHVVTPRAPLTIDGWPGRHWYVVPRVGYPDPATFAAAYAQLATFHDELWKRTGVAPSQTVFGGFSMGSVMSYALGLAGERPAPAGILAFSGFVPVVDGWEPDVASRAAAGTRAFVAHGRRDPVMEVDFARRARTLLEAGGIAVEYHESDAAHHIDPAHLPAATAWLAQTIA, translated from the coding sequence ATGACGCCGAGCGCCCTGACCTACCGCGAACGGCCGGCCGCGACGTCCCCCGCCGGCCTGCTGGTGCTCCACCACGGCCGCGGCGCCGACGAGCACGACCTGCTCCCGCTCGGCGACGTGCTCGACCCCGAGCGCCGCCTGCACGTCGTGACGCCGCGCGCGCCGCTGACGATCGACGGCTGGCCGGGCCGCCACTGGTACGTCGTGCCGCGCGTCGGCTACCCCGACCCGGCCACCTTCGCCGCCGCCTACGCGCAGCTCGCGACATTCCATGACGAGCTGTGGAAGCGGACCGGCGTCGCGCCGTCGCAGACCGTCTTCGGCGGCTTCTCGATGGGATCGGTGATGAGCTACGCGCTCGGCCTCGCTGGCGAGCGGCCGGCGCCGGCGGGGATCCTCGCCTTCTCGGGCTTCGTCCCGGTCGTCGACGGCTGGGAGCCCGACGTCGCGAGCCGTGCGGCGGCCGGGACGCGCGCCTTCGTCGCCCACGGCCGTCGCGACCCCGTGATGGAGGTCGACTTCGCACGGCGCGCGAGAACGCTGCTGGAGGCGGGCGGGATCGCGGTCGAGTACCACGAGTCCGACGCCGCCCACCACATCGACCCCGCGCACCTGCCGGCCGCGACGGCGTGGCTCGCGCAGACGATCGCGTGA
- a CDS encoding UBP-type zinc finger domain-containing protein, with the protein MATCSHLDQVVLLEPAQPVAGCEECLRTGGRWVHLRMCQTCGQIGCCDSSPNRHASKHALEESHPILRSVEPGEHWSWCVIDEVAFELRPGA; encoded by the coding sequence ATGGCCACGTGCTCGCACCTCGATCAAGTCGTGCTGCTGGAGCCGGCGCAGCCGGTCGCGGGGTGCGAGGAGTGCCTGCGGACCGGCGGCCGCTGGGTCCATCTGCGGATGTGCCAGACGTGCGGCCAGATCGGCTGCTGCGACTCGTCGCCGAACAGACACGCGAGCAAGCACGCGCTCGAGGAGTCGCACCCGATCCTGCGCTCGGTCGAGCCGGGCGAGCACTGGTCGTGGTGCGTGATCGACGAGGTCGCGTTCGAGCTGCGCCCCGGCGCATGA
- a CDS encoding chromosome segregation ATPase-like protein — protein MNWRMRRARLEAAGPADARYDDVTLSFATADGRAAPNAIVLLRNGGGKSLLLYLLFKSLLPRRSDGTKTAEEQRTARPIVLPDECATVAIEWEHRDDGRRLVTGHSFERGDGEESRWLFEPVDGVLTLDTLPLRDDRRRRTRAGLMGALETLGLAHGELRFRPVSGVRAWEQELLGYGIDPAILRYQARLNRSEGGDDDELRFSTPESFARFVLQMVLEDEPLTQLQQQVQTHADQLSRREALALEAEFCRDVAALLRELADAHGEVGAADRDHGRARRGQQELAGVLDAAIARGDERLARLTEQRAPLEQHRRALEAAERDLDGEAKVVRARTERLLSDAAAAAVRAAADAARAADAELNGWQLVEALTELSRTQGELSELSQRVDRQERGIDDARGERRDAAVALAGALLHAAGALDARAAELSGELAAATAEQEELRSEIEELGRRQGELKERRGTLEAQLDAFARATERLRADGLLAEGERPSAASERFEAEREDLAAQRIDLDERVAAQRARIEEVGARHAEAAAQVAEHEAAAHALGRRRDEALVRVSMHLDARVQDALDVEQEWQPLDEPAGAERALERARAAADGRRATAANAIDARAADERSLERDGLLAVESDVERICEALEDAGIEAFPALRFLAGAVDGERLQAAIAAQPGLAAGIVVRGVSPAEAVFELAQVLPPRRPVIVTTDAALLAAAGAPGAGSPPRGRARAAKASARAPAAPPAAVVLPAPGAYDLDAAHAERAQLSAALEELRAAYDAHGLLSTQLGRLAATVAGEAEQLRELLPPAGRNERRLLGAVAREVDRHAEQARAAGARAERQQQLLREASQKLTELDARRREVADGEQRCERTLERLSALDDLDVAAARAEFERLAARIESLASEAEAVRRRRDDAIRGAKGIEDRVATSASEAAALRERAAALPLDGVAPEAAGGSLTALGERLAVAERLLESRISDGELRAELADAERRVARLKGEVERAGADAQRRARELADSPAGIDQQVLARGRREAKEAYERALREQGEAATVEGQAAERLYAANEALSPRDHTREAVLLDTLVPTDAAHGAALLERLAELRAERADDVADNARKVADSDERISGEAELLRELRGGRERLAVAPEHARPVGADASASAATGAARDASASAPADLPPWTRRVDRVYEQVADAVRAVDEAARTHTAARQALHERVQAIARVVAAADERIPSGITAPLRGGDALAPEAARLEGELRTRAGELDRTIGELERHRQAIVAQLLAVGADGVRKLDKVAGATTLPREAALGAWSGKQFARVRHNVVTDDAERQRELGRVLDAAVAAQGRRRGLDLAFGATMALLRDGLSVSVLKPHPQPDDQYHPIEVVGPEFSGGEELTIKLVLFCAVSAVRTAERAGRVRGERRAGPLLIDNPIGTASRESLVDLQLRLARHLDAQFIPFTGLEGELNVTGRFAAAVALTNDKDLLSGMRYVKPAGDAAALLPPRPADAPSGAAVVTAISYRPGLDVDALADAARER, from the coding sequence GTGAACTGGCGCATGCGCCGTGCGCGTCTGGAGGCCGCCGGCCCCGCCGACGCGCGCTACGACGACGTGACGCTCTCGTTCGCGACCGCCGACGGCCGCGCCGCGCCGAACGCGATCGTGCTGCTGCGCAACGGCGGCGGCAAGTCGCTGCTGCTCTACCTGCTCTTCAAGTCGCTGCTGCCGCGCCGCAGCGACGGCACGAAGACCGCCGAGGAGCAGCGCACCGCGCGCCCGATCGTCCTGCCCGACGAATGCGCCACCGTCGCGATCGAGTGGGAGCACCGCGACGACGGCCGCCGGCTCGTGACCGGCCACAGCTTCGAGCGCGGCGACGGCGAGGAGTCGCGCTGGCTGTTCGAGCCGGTCGACGGCGTCCTGACGCTCGACACGCTCCCGCTGCGCGACGACCGCCGCCGGCGCACCCGCGCCGGCCTGATGGGCGCGCTGGAGACGCTCGGGCTCGCGCACGGCGAGCTGCGCTTCCGGCCCGTCAGCGGCGTGCGTGCGTGGGAGCAGGAGCTGCTCGGCTACGGCATCGACCCGGCGATCCTCCGCTACCAGGCGCGGCTGAACCGCAGCGAGGGCGGTGACGACGACGAGCTGCGCTTCTCGACGCCCGAGTCGTTCGCCCGCTTCGTGCTCCAGATGGTGCTGGAGGACGAGCCGCTGACGCAGCTCCAGCAGCAGGTCCAGACGCACGCCGACCAGCTCAGCCGGCGCGAGGCGCTCGCGCTCGAAGCCGAGTTCTGCCGCGACGTCGCCGCGCTGCTGCGCGAGCTGGCCGACGCGCACGGCGAGGTCGGCGCGGCCGACCGCGACCACGGCCGCGCGCGCCGCGGTCAGCAGGAGCTGGCCGGCGTGCTCGACGCCGCGATCGCGCGCGGCGACGAGCGGCTGGCGCGCCTGACCGAGCAGCGCGCACCGCTGGAGCAGCACCGCAGGGCGCTGGAGGCGGCCGAGCGCGACCTCGACGGCGAGGCGAAGGTCGTCCGCGCGCGCACCGAGCGGCTGCTGTCCGACGCCGCCGCCGCGGCGGTCAGAGCGGCCGCGGACGCGGCTCGCGCCGCCGACGCGGAGCTGAACGGCTGGCAGCTCGTCGAGGCGCTGACGGAGCTGTCGCGGACGCAGGGGGAGCTGTCAGAGCTGTCGCAGCGCGTCGACAGACAGGAGCGCGGGATCGACGACGCGCGCGGCGAGCGGCGCGACGCCGCGGTCGCGCTCGCCGGCGCGCTGCTGCACGCGGCCGGCGCGCTCGACGCGCGCGCCGCCGAGCTGAGCGGCGAGCTGGCCGCCGCGACCGCAGAGCAGGAGGAGCTGCGCAGCGAGATCGAGGAGCTGGGCCGCCGCCAGGGCGAGCTGAAGGAGCGCCGCGGCACGCTGGAGGCGCAGCTCGACGCGTTCGCGCGCGCGACCGAGCGGCTGCGCGCCGACGGGCTGCTGGCAGAGGGCGAGCGACCGTCGGCGGCGAGCGAGCGATTCGAGGCCGAGCGCGAGGACCTCGCGGCGCAGCGGATCGACCTCGACGAGCGCGTCGCCGCCCAGCGGGCGCGGATCGAGGAGGTCGGCGCGCGCCACGCCGAGGCCGCCGCGCAGGTCGCCGAGCACGAGGCGGCTGCGCACGCGCTCGGCCGCCGCCGCGACGAGGCGCTCGTGCGCGTCTCGATGCACCTCGACGCGCGCGTGCAGGACGCGCTCGACGTCGAGCAGGAGTGGCAGCCGCTCGACGAGCCGGCCGGCGCCGAGCGCGCGCTGGAGCGGGCGCGCGCCGCCGCCGACGGCCGCCGCGCGACCGCCGCCAACGCGATCGACGCCCGCGCGGCCGACGAGCGCAGCCTCGAACGCGACGGCCTGCTCGCGGTCGAGTCCGACGTCGAGCGGATCTGCGAGGCGCTGGAGGACGCGGGGATCGAGGCGTTCCCGGCGCTGCGCTTCCTCGCCGGCGCGGTCGACGGCGAGCGGCTGCAGGCCGCGATCGCCGCCCAGCCGGGGCTCGCGGCGGGAATCGTCGTGCGCGGCGTGAGCCCGGCCGAGGCGGTCTTCGAGCTGGCGCAGGTGCTGCCGCCACGGCGGCCGGTGATCGTCACGACCGACGCGGCGCTGCTCGCGGCGGCGGGCGCCCCGGGTGCGGGTTCGCCGCCGAGGGGCAGAGCGAGAGCAGCGAAGGCGAGCGCCAGAGCGCCGGCCGCGCCGCCCGCCGCCGTCGTGCTGCCCGCCCCCGGCGCGTATGACCTCGACGCCGCGCACGCCGAGCGCGCGCAGCTGTCGGCGGCGCTGGAGGAGCTGAGAGCGGCGTACGACGCGCACGGCCTGCTGTCGACCCAGCTCGGGCGGCTCGCCGCGACGGTCGCCGGCGAGGCCGAGCAGCTGCGCGAGCTGCTGCCGCCGGCGGGGCGCAACGAACGGCGCCTGCTCGGCGCGGTCGCGCGCGAGGTCGATCGGCACGCGGAGCAGGCGCGCGCGGCCGGCGCGAGAGCGGAACGCCAGCAGCAGCTGCTGAGAGAGGCCTCGCAGAAGCTGACCGAGCTGGACGCCCGCCGGCGCGAGGTCGCCGACGGCGAGCAGCGCTGCGAGCGGACGCTGGAGCGGCTGTCCGCGCTCGACGACCTCGACGTCGCCGCGGCGCGCGCGGAGTTCGAGCGGCTCGCGGCGCGGATCGAGTCGCTGGCGTCCGAGGCCGAGGCGGTGCGGCGCCGCCGCGACGACGCGATCCGCGGCGCGAAGGGGATCGAGGACCGCGTCGCGACGTCCGCCTCGGAGGCGGCCGCGCTGCGCGAGCGGGCGGCCGCGCTGCCGCTCGACGGGGTCGCGCCGGAGGCCGCCGGGGGTTCGCTGACCGCGCTCGGAGAGCGGCTGGCGGTGGCGGAGCGGCTGCTGGAGTCGCGCATCTCCGACGGCGAGCTGCGCGCCGAGCTGGCCGACGCCGAGCGCCGCGTCGCGCGCCTGAAGGGCGAGGTCGAGCGCGCCGGCGCCGACGCGCAGCGGCGAGCGCGCGAGCTGGCCGACTCGCCCGCCGGGATCGACCAGCAGGTGCTGGCGCGCGGCCGGCGCGAGGCGAAGGAGGCGTACGAGCGGGCGCTGCGCGAGCAGGGCGAGGCGGCGACCGTCGAGGGCCAGGCGGCGGAGCGGCTGTACGCCGCCAACGAGGCGCTGTCGCCACGTGACCACACGCGTGAGGCGGTCCTGCTCGACACGCTCGTGCCGACCGACGCCGCGCACGGCGCCGCGCTGCTGGAACGGCTCGCCGAGCTGCGCGCCGAGCGCGCCGACGACGTCGCCGACAACGCCCGCAAGGTCGCCGACAGCGACGAGCGGATCAGCGGCGAGGCGGAGCTGCTGAGAGAGCTGCGCGGCGGCCGTGAGCGGCTTGCGGTCGCGCCCGAGCACGCGCGGCCGGTGGGCGCCGACGCGAGCGCGTCCGCTGCCACCGGCGCCGCCCGCGACGCGAGCGCGTCCGCTCCCGCCGACCTGCCCCCGTGGACGCGCCGCGTCGACCGCGTCTACGAGCAGGTCGCCGACGCCGTCCGCGCGGTCGACGAGGCGGCGCGTACGCACACGGCGGCGCGGCAGGCGCTCCACGAGCGCGTCCAGGCGATCGCGAGAGTCGTCGCGGCGGCCGACGAGCGGATCCCGAGCGGGATCACCGCGCCGCTGCGCGGCGGCGACGCGCTCGCGCCCGAGGCGGCGCGGCTGGAGGGCGAGCTGCGCACGCGCGCGGGCGAGCTGGACCGCACGATCGGCGAGCTGGAGCGGCATCGCCAGGCGATCGTCGCGCAGCTGCTGGCGGTCGGCGCCGACGGCGTCCGCAAGCTCGACAAGGTCGCCGGCGCGACGACGCTGCCGCGCGAGGCGGCGCTCGGCGCGTGGTCGGGCAAGCAGTTCGCGCGCGTCCGCCACAACGTCGTGACCGACGACGCCGAGCGCCAGCGCGAGCTGGGCCGCGTGCTCGACGCGGCCGTCGCGGCGCAGGGCAGACGGCGCGGGCTCGACCTCGCGTTCGGCGCGACGATGGCGCTGCTGCGCGACGGCCTGTCGGTGTCGGTCCTCAAGCCGCACCCGCAGCCGGACGACCAGTACCACCCGATCGAGGTCGTCGGCCCGGAGTTCAGCGGCGGCGAGGAGCTGACGATCAAGCTCGTCCTCTTCTGCGCAGTGTCGGCCGTCCGCACCGCGGAGCGCGCCGGCCGCGTGCGCGGCGAGCGGCGCGCCGGCCCGCTGCTGATCGACAACCCGATCGGGACCGCGAGTCGCGAGTCGCTCGTCGACCTCCAGCTGCGGCTCGCCCGCCACCTCGACGCGCAGTTCATCCCGTTCACCGGGTTGGAGGGCGAGCTGAACGTGACCGGCCGTTTCGCCGCGGCGGTCGCGCTGACGAACGACAAGGATCTGCTGAGCGGCATGCGCTACGTGAAGCCGGCCGGGGACGCCGCCGCGCTGCTGCCGCCGCGCCCGGCGGACGCACCGTCCGGTGCCGCCGTCGTGACGGCGATCAGCTACCGCCCGGGTCTCGACGTCGACGCGCTCGCCGACGCCGCGCGCGAACGCTGA